In Methanomassiliicoccales archaeon, a single window of DNA contains:
- a CDS encoding DNA gyrase modulator, which yields MDLERMSKKTVHNVLEEGAKEAEAFLVRVRSLTAYIDDDMIKNLEVKLDQGLSVKVSLNGRLGQSSSTIFHMRDLEECGAKAVALAKLSRPDPYFKKFPGFQHPNGSLDVCSEDIVNATNETLRDKVNNIVSAVGEGVKIPRGQLRVAVIERALANSNGAAYREIGTMAYAHFTSMTNGVDPGEG from the coding sequence ATGGACCTGGAGAGGATGTCCAAGAAGACGGTGCACAACGTCCTGGAAGAGGGAGCCAAGGAGGCCGAGGCCTTCCTGGTAAGGGTGCGGTCGCTAACCGCCTATATCGACGACGATATGATCAAGAACCTAGAGGTTAAGCTGGACCAGGGACTTTCGGTCAAGGTCTCCCTAAACGGTCGGTTGGGGCAGTCCAGCTCCACCATTTTCCACATGCGGGACCTGGAGGAATGCGGGGCGAAGGCAGTGGCTTTGGCGAAATTGTCCCGTCCCGATCCTTACTTCAAGAAGTTCCCCGGATTTCAGCATCCGAACGGTTCGTTGGATGTTTGCTCCGAAGACATCGTCAACGCCACAAATGAAACATTGAGGGACAAGGTCAACAACATTGTCAGCGCCGTCGGGGAAGGAGTGAAGATCCCCCGAGGACAGCTTCGGGTGGCGGTCATCGAGAGAGCGCTGGCCAACTCCAACGGGGCGGCCTATCGCGAGATAGGCACCATGGCCTACGCCCATTTCACCTCCATGACCAACGGGGTAGATCCCGGTGAGGGGTG